A DNA window from Setaria viridis chromosome 2, Setaria_viridis_v4.0, whole genome shotgun sequence contains the following coding sequences:
- the LOC117842214 gene encoding uncharacterized protein isoform X1: MAAEGKAPSLAEVAKDEYSLPSQEVQLQNPSEEKSAVSTVAEVVPEKSVETAPANEATVAVEETSQTPEVKEPSDEPEAEESPAAEESGEAAEESSDAAEEAADEKPEIKIETAPADFRFPTTNQTRHCFTRYIEYHRCVAAKGEGAPECEKFAKYYRSLCPSEWIERWNEQRENGTFPGPL; the protein is encoded by the exons ATGGCTGCGGAAGGCAAGGCTCCGTCGCTCGCGGAGGTAGCAAAAGAC GAATATTCACTCCCATCCCAGGAGGTCCAATTGCAAAATCCATCTGAAGAGAAATCTGCTGTTAGCACTGTGGCAGAAGTTGTCCCTGAGAAAAGTGTTGAAACTGCACCAGCTAATGAGGCTACCGTTGCTGTTGAAGAAACAAGTCAAACTCCTGAGGTGAAGGAACCCTCTGATGAGCCAGAAGCTGAGGAAAGCCCTGCTGCTGAAGAAAGCGGGGAGGCTGCTGAAGAAAGCAGTGATGCTGCTGAGGAAGCAGCTGATGAAAAACCAGAAATTAAG ATTGAGACAGCTCCAGCAGATTTTCGTTTCCcaacaacaaatcaaacaaGACATTGCTTCACACGCTATATTGAATATCATAG GTGTGTAGCTGCAAAAGGGGAGGGTGCTCCTGAGTGTGAAAAGTTTGCTAAGTACTACAGATCACTCTGCCCAAGTGAATGG ATCGAGCGTTGGAACGAACAACGTGAAAACGGCACATTCCCTGGACCCTTGTAA
- the LOC117842214 gene encoding uncharacterized protein isoform X2 has translation MAAEGKAPSLAEEYSLPSQEVQLQNPSEEKSAVSTVAEVVPEKSVETAPANEATVAVEETSQTPEVKEPSDEPEAEESPAAEESGEAAEESSDAAEEAADEKPEIKIETAPADFRFPTTNQTRHCFTRYIEYHRCVAAKGEGAPECEKFAKYYRSLCPSEWIERWNEQRENGTFPGPL, from the exons ATGGCTGCGGAAGGCAAGGCTCCGTCGCTCGCGGAG GAATATTCACTCCCATCCCAGGAGGTCCAATTGCAAAATCCATCTGAAGAGAAATCTGCTGTTAGCACTGTGGCAGAAGTTGTCCCTGAGAAAAGTGTTGAAACTGCACCAGCTAATGAGGCTACCGTTGCTGTTGAAGAAACAAGTCAAACTCCTGAGGTGAAGGAACCCTCTGATGAGCCAGAAGCTGAGGAAAGCCCTGCTGCTGAAGAAAGCGGGGAGGCTGCTGAAGAAAGCAGTGATGCTGCTGAGGAAGCAGCTGATGAAAAACCAGAAATTAAG ATTGAGACAGCTCCAGCAGATTTTCGTTTCCcaacaacaaatcaaacaaGACATTGCTTCACACGCTATATTGAATATCATAG GTGTGTAGCTGCAAAAGGGGAGGGTGCTCCTGAGTGTGAAAAGTTTGCTAAGTACTACAGATCACTCTGCCCAAGTGAATGG ATCGAGCGTTGGAACGAACAACGTGAAAACGGCACATTCCCTGGACCCTTGTAA
- the LOC117845477 gene encoding alcohol dehydrogenase-like 5, protein MEQRQSTAKPIRCRAAVSKAPGQPLEMEEVEVAPPRAHEVRVKIICTSLCHTDITFSRMKDFPAMYPSILGHEAVGVVESVGEHVEEVAVGDTVVPVFLPQCGECADCLSARSNICSALTYRPGLMPRDGTTRFSLAATGEPVHSFLSVSSFAEYTVVDVANVVKLGAALPPEMACLLSCGVSTGVGAAWKVAAVEPGSTVAVFGLGTVGLAVAQGSKMHGATRIIGVDLNPDKFKIGQRLGVTDFVNPNDTGEKTVSEVIKEMTGGGADHCFECIGIPSVMAEAFQSSRTGWGKTIILGSDAAAAPVSISSSGIKRGRSVTGALLGGIKPKDDIPVLAQKYMDKELELDEFVTHRMGFDDINIAFDLLAQGKCLRCIIWMDGANKTTA, encoded by the exons ATGGAGCAGAGGCAGAGCACCGCGAAGCCAATCAGATGCAGAG CTGCGGTGAGCAAGGCGCCGGGGCAGCcgctggagatggaggaggtggaggtggcgccgccgcgggcgcacgAGGTCCGCGTCAAGATCATCTGCACCTCGCTCTGCCACACGGACATCACCTTCTCTCGCATGAAG GATTTTCCGGCCATGTATCCATCCATCCTGGGGCATGAAGCAGTCGG CGTGGTGGAGAGCGTGGGGGAGCatgtggaggaggtggccgtgGGCGACACGGTGGTGCCGGTGTTCCTGCCGCAGTGCGGCGAGTGCGCCGACTGCCTCTCCGCCCGCAGCAACATCTGCTCCGCGCTGACCTACCGCCCCGGCCTCATGCCGCGCGACGGCACCACGCGCTTCTcgctcgccgccaccggcgagcCCGTCCACAGCTTCCTGTCCGTCTCCAGCTTCGCCGAGTACACCGTCGTCGACGTCGCCAACGTCGTCAAGCTcggcgccgccctcccgccggaGATGGCCTGCCTGCTCAGCTGCGGCGTCTCCACCG GGGTTGGTGCGGCTtggaaggtggcggcggtggagcccgGCTCGACCGTGGCTGTCTTTGGATTAGGCACCGTGGGGCTAGCG GTAGCGCAAGGGTCCAAGATGCATGGCGCCACGAGGATCATCGGGGTCGACTTGAATCCGGACAAGTTCAAGATCG GCCAGAGGCTGGGGGTCACCGACTTCGTCAACCCAAACGACACCGGGGAGAAGACTGTCAGCGAG GTGATCAAGGAGATGACCGGCGGGGGCGCCGACCACTGCTTCGAGTGCATCGGCATCCCTTCAGTCATGGCGGAAGCATTCCAAAGCTCTCGGACG GGGTGGGGGAAGACGATCATCCTGGGctccgacgccgcggcggcgcccgtcaGCATATCGTCGTCGGGCATCAAGCGGGGGAGGTCGGTCACCGGCGCGCTCCTCGGCGGGATCAAGCCCAAGGACGACATCCCCGTGCTGGCACAAAAGTACATGGACAAG gagctggagctggacgaGTTCGTGACGCACCGGATGGGGTTCGACGACATCAACATCGCGTTCGACCTGCTCGCGCAGGGGAAATGCCTCCGCTGCATCATCTGGATGGACGGCGCCAACAAGACCACCGCTTGA
- the LOC117842786 gene encoding alcohol dehydrogenase-like 2, whose translation MPYASSGHPVASASKSESSSDLTLMEPNGIARPIRCKAAVCKAAGEPLETVEVEVAPPRAHEVRIRVVCTSLCHTDITFWRMKKDGLITFPCILGHEAVGVVESVGEDVEEVAVGDTVVPVFLAQCGECADCLSARSNLCSALPYRPGLMPRDGTTRFSLAATGEPVHHFLSVSSFAEYTVVDVAHVVRVGGALPPEKACLLSCGVATGVGAAWKVAAVEPGSTVAIFGLGAVGLAVAQGSKMRGATRIIGVDLNPDKFEIGKKLGITDFVNPNGIGEQTVSEVIKEMTGGAGADYCFECIGSVSVMAEAFKSSRMGWGKTVVLGVDGSAAPISIPSFDILRGRSVVGSFLGGIKPKDDIPVLAHKCLDKELELDEFITHQMGFDDINSAFDLLARGKCLRCIIWMDGAKQGNGA comes from the exons ATGCCATACGCCTCATCCGGTCATCCCGTAGCGAGCGCGAGCAAGAGCGAGAGCTCCTCCGATCTGACTTTGATGGAGCCGAACGGCATCGCCCGGCCGATCAGATGCAAAG CGGCGGTGTGCAAGGCGGCCGGGGAGCCGCTGGAgacggtggaggtggaggtggcgccgccgcgggcgcacgAGGTCCGCATCAGGGTCGTCTGCACCTCGCTCTGCCACACGGACATCACCTTCTGGCGCATGAAGAAG GATGGGTTGATCACGTTCCCGTGCATCCTGGGGCATGAAGCCGTCGG TGTGGTGGAGAGCGTCGGGGAGGACGTTGAGGAGGTGGCCGTGGGCGACACGGTGGTTCCCGTGTTCCTGGCGCAGTGCGGGGAGTGCGCCGACTGCCTCTCCGCCCGCAGCAACCTCTGCTCCGCGCTGCCCTACCGCCCCGGCCTCATGCCGCGGGACGGCACCACGCGCTTCTctctcgccgccaccggcgagcCCGTCCACCACTTCCTCTCCGTCTCCAGCTTCGCCGAGTACACCGTCGTCGACGTCGCGCACGTCGTCAGGGTCGGCGGCGCCCTCCCGCCGGAGAAGGCGTGCCTGCTCAGCTGCGGCGTCGCCACCG GGGTTGGTGCGGCTTGGAAGGTTGCGGCAGTGGAGCCCGGCTCGACTGTCGCCATCTTTGGACTAGGAGCTGTTGGGCTAGCG GTTGCGCAAGGGTCCAAGATGCGCGGGGCCACGAGGATCATCGGGGTAGACCTGAACCCGGACAAGTTCGAGATCG GCAAGAAGCTGGGGATCACCGACTTCGTCAACCCGAATGGCATCGGAGAGCAGACCGTGAGCGAG GTTATCAAGGAGATgaccggcggcgcaggcgccgaCTACTGCTTCGAGTGCATCGGCTCGGTGTCGGTCATGGCGGAGGCCTTCAAAAGCTCTCGAATG gGCTGGGGGAAAACGGTGGTGCTGGGCGTGGACGGCAGCGCGGCGCCCATCAGCATACCGTCGTTCGACATCTTGAGGGGGCGGTCGGTCGTCGGCTCCTTCCTCGGCGGGATCAAGCCCAAGGACGACATCCCCGTGCTGGCGCACAAGTGCCTGGACAAG gagctggagctggatgAGTTCATCACGCACCAGATGGGATTCGACGACATCAACAGCGCGTTCGACCTTCTTGCGCGGGGAAAGTGCCTCCGCTGCATCATCTGGATGGACGGCGCCAAGCAGGGCAACGGCGCGTGA